One part of the Alistipes onderdonkii genome encodes these proteins:
- a CDS encoding nucleoid-associated protein, translating into MIYTEDTRIAALAVHIVGNKAKDEPLLVSPALSGQVGDTGLMQILTTYFAGGFKSEEYYNLHHETDLACNEVYNFVCKVFDDRETFYDNSVNLARHLYEAGTHPQIKGGEFYVAYFTGCRFGGDAVDAVGLFKSETRGTFLDVGEQDGQLHIFSCQGIDVNKLDKGCLVFDTEREEGFAVCVVDNTNRAEARYWIDDFLHVRPRQDNYHNTHNILAMCKKYVTRHLPAEFDVSKADQAEMLNETMKYFREQDSFSLDDFSEKVIRQPEVMESFTRYKQEYEQDREIRIEDEFAISDSAVRKQARAYKSVIKLDRNFHIYVHGNRNLLEQGEDEKGKFYKVYYQEEE; encoded by the coding sequence ATGATATATACGGAAGATACCCGGATCGCGGCGCTGGCCGTGCATATCGTCGGGAACAAGGCCAAGGACGAGCCCCTGCTCGTCTCCCCCGCATTGTCCGGGCAGGTCGGCGACACGGGCCTGATGCAGATCCTGACCACCTATTTCGCCGGAGGTTTCAAATCCGAGGAGTACTACAACCTCCACCACGAAACCGACCTGGCCTGCAACGAAGTCTATAATTTCGTCTGCAAGGTGTTCGACGACCGGGAGACGTTCTACGACAACTCCGTGAACCTTGCCCGGCACCTTTACGAGGCGGGTACCCACCCGCAGATCAAGGGCGGCGAATTTTACGTCGCCTATTTCACCGGCTGCCGCTTCGGGGGCGATGCGGTCGATGCCGTCGGGCTTTTCAAGTCCGAAACCCGCGGTACGTTCCTCGATGTCGGGGAGCAGGACGGGCAGCTGCATATCTTCTCCTGCCAGGGGATCGACGTCAACAAACTGGACAAGGGGTGCCTCGTGTTCGATACCGAGCGCGAAGAAGGCTTCGCCGTCTGCGTCGTGGACAACACCAACCGGGCGGAAGCGCGTTACTGGATCGACGATTTCCTGCATGTCCGCCCGCGGCAGGACAACTATCACAACACGCACAACATCCTGGCCATGTGCAAGAAATACGTGACCAGGCACCTTCCTGCGGAGTTCGACGTGTCGAAGGCCGACCAGGCCGAGATGCTCAACGAGACGATGAAATACTTCAGGGAGCAGGACAGTTTTTCGCTCGACGACTTTTCTGAAAAGGTGATCCGCCAGCCCGAGGTCATGGAGAGCTTCACACGCTACAAACAGGAGTACGAGCAGGATCGCGAGATCCGTATCGAGGATGAGTTCGCCATTTCCGATTCCGCCGTCAGGAAACAGGCGCGCGCCTATAAGAGCGTCATCAAGCTCGACCGCAATTTCCATATCTATGTCCACGGCAACCGCAACCTGCTGGAGCAGGGCGAGGACGAAAAGGGCAAGTTCTACAAGGTCTATTACCAGGAGGAGGAATAA
- a CDS encoding helix-turn-helix domain-containing protein has product MKRQRRNDFFVGQVADRLAKARRRRNLIQEVVRFDTGLNVGRIEAGCSDITLSTLADLCDYYDISPGELFQDIVTHSS; this is encoded by the coding sequence ATGAAAAGGCAGCGACGAAATGACTTTTTTGTCGGGCAGGTTGCTGACAGGCTGGCGAAAGCCAGACGAAGGCGTAACCTGATTCAGGAAGTCGTGCGTTTCGATACCGGGCTGAATGTCGGCCGGATCGAAGCCGGATGTTCCGATATCACGCTGTCGACCTTGGCTGACCTTTGTGATTATTATGATATTTCACCCGGGGAGTTGTTTCAGGACATAGTGACGCACTCATCCTGA
- a CDS encoding GNAT family N-acetyltransferase codes for MDEKLVFRRARPADAARIMEIIRQAQAQMRALGSLQWQDGYPAAADIGHDIACGYGWVFEKPEAEKSPEARGSDGTGAAGFRPETAAARKITDTGEAGATGSGADETAATTEEATEEATEATEETRKAREMRETQAAKAAAAQAQGNVVAYGAVVFDGEPAYDAIEGAWLTDGDYVVLHRMAVADGEKGRGVATEFMRRVEAMACGRGTGSMRVDTNFDNRYMLRMLGRLGFVYCGKVRYRSGERLAFEKTLGT; via the coding sequence ATGGACGAAAAATTAGTGTTCCGGCGCGCCCGCCCCGCCGACGCGGCGCGCATCATGGAGATCATCCGGCAGGCGCAGGCGCAGATGCGGGCACTGGGAAGCCTGCAATGGCAGGACGGCTATCCGGCAGCGGCCGATATCGGACACGACATCGCTTGCGGCTACGGATGGGTCTTCGAGAAACCGGAGGCGGAAAAGAGCCCCGAAGCGCGGGGAAGCGACGGCACGGGGGCTGCGGGTTTCCGTCCGGAAACGGCTGCCGCGCGGAAAATAACGGACACGGGGGAGGCCGGCGCAACGGGATCCGGCGCCGACGAAACGGCAGCGACGACGGAAGAGGCGACGGAAGAGGCGACGGAAGCGACGGAAGAAACACGCAAAGCGCGGGAGATGCGGGAGACGCAGGCAGCAAAAGCGGCCGCAGCCCAAGCCCAGGGCAACGTCGTCGCCTACGGCGCGGTGGTATTCGACGGGGAACCGGCCTACGACGCCATCGAAGGGGCCTGGCTCACCGACGGGGACTATGTCGTACTGCACCGCATGGCGGTGGCCGACGGCGAGAAAGGCCGCGGGGTGGCGACGGAGTTCATGCGGCGCGTCGAAGCGATGGCGTGCGGGCGCGGCACGGGCAGTATGCGCGTCGACACCAATTTCGACAACCGTTACATGCTGCGTATGCTCGGGCGGCTGGGGTTCGTCTATTGCGGGAAGGTACGCTACCGGAGCGGCGAACGGCTGGCATTCGAGAAAACCCTCGGGACATGA
- a CDS encoding Arm DNA-binding domain-containing protein, with protein sequence MLRITKDRKLKYSSIGVSVNPALWDFEKNKPRRNCPNRLQIERLIAGKSKLPNGQR encoded by the coding sequence ATGTTACGAATCACGAAAGACCGTAAACTGAAATATTCCAGTATCGGTGTTTCGGTCAATCCTGCATTGTGGGATTTCGAGAAAAACAAACCGCGTCGTAATTGTCCTAATCGGTTGCAAATCGAACGTCTTATTGCTGGCAAGTCGAAGCTGCCTAACGGGCAAAGATGA
- a CDS encoding site-specific integrase, with product MIALKHILMLARSKGYMDKDLFANYKLQSEFVTRNYLTMEEITRMMQYESEDLTLQLVRDTFLFSCFTGLSYVDIRGLVPQNIQKINKQLWVNTTRRKTGAEVNVRLFTVPYNILLKYMPASGSGRIFDLPSNGWCNKCLDKIVAEAGIPKKITFHAARHTFATTITLSQGVAIETISKLLGHKNIRTTQIYANITHSHISGEMERLSKRINSLCPDWTPSGMPNESERLY from the coding sequence ATGATCGCCCTGAAACATATCCTCATGCTGGCCCGCAGCAAGGGATATATGGACAAGGATCTCTTCGCAAATTACAAATTACAGAGCGAATTCGTAACACGCAACTACCTGACCATGGAAGAGATAACCCGTATGATGCAGTACGAGAGCGAAGACCTCACCTTACAACTTGTCAGGGACACGTTTTTGTTTAGTTGCTTCACCGGATTGTCCTATGTCGACATCCGAGGCCTGGTGCCGCAGAATATTCAGAAAATAAACAAACAGCTGTGGGTCAACACGACACGTCGTAAAACAGGGGCGGAGGTCAATGTGCGGCTGTTTACCGTCCCGTACAATATCCTGTTGAAATACATGCCCGCATCGGGCTCCGGACGGATATTCGACCTTCCGAGCAACGGGTGGTGCAATAAATGCCTCGACAAGATCGTTGCCGAAGCGGGGATTCCGAAAAAGATCACGTTCCATGCGGCCCGGCACACGTTTGCCACGACAATTACCCTTTCGCAGGGTGTCGCCATCGAAACAATCAGTAAATTACTGGGACATAAAAACATACGCACAACGCAGATCTATGCGAATATCACCCATTCGCATATCAGCGGAGAGATGGAACGCCTGTCAAAACGTATCAACTCGCTGTGCCCCGACTGGACGCCGTCGGGCATGCCGAACGAGTCGGAAAGGCTCTACTAA
- a CDS encoding RagB/SusD family nutrient uptake outer membrane protein yields MKRYLKNITVSALAAASLSFSSCIKETFPTNGATAGQVAQSTTALQAMVNAIPTQLVLYGQNYAQAWDFGYPAINVSLTSMTGDMVVAGNSGYDWFANWMTNVALSEDYVTGYQFWYNYYSWIKSCNDVISTLSAVAEEDMNDEQKAYLGIALAFRAQFYLDLVRLFEAKECTGSQVKNYTIPENIKGLACCIVTENTTEEQSKSNPRATVDEVYDQVIFPDLERAERMLADYTRTVKTMPDLSVVYGISARAWLERGSAGVDGAFAKAAEYARKAIDQSNYTPLTQEQWEDPTTGFNSATSNSAWMWCTSQTSEQVHNLYSFMAHMSGEEQWTNYGGKGVGRAINSKLYALISDDDFRKHSWLDPGLFDYYEYKSCRPDYKEFFDPNSAASTKLPGSLVAIKFRPGQGNYTTYTVGNAVDHPLMRVEEMYLIEAEATAASNLSNGIALLNSFMQTYRYASYNCQSADFKAFQNEIGLQARIEFWGEGIPFWYKKRLALGIDLANSNCKEDSYRFVVDGRAPWWNCQIPRTEWSSNPALIGMNNPDPSDTVENVIE; encoded by the coding sequence ATGAAAAGATATTTGAAAAATATAACCGTTTCGGCGCTGGCGGCGGCTTCGCTGTCGTTCAGCAGCTGTATCAAGGAAACTTTTCCCACGAACGGTGCGACGGCCGGCCAGGTGGCCCAATCGACTACGGCGCTCCAGGCCATGGTGAACGCAATTCCCACACAGTTGGTTCTTTACGGTCAAAATTACGCGCAGGCCTGGGATTTCGGTTACCCCGCGATCAACGTATCGCTGACCAGCATGACGGGCGACATGGTCGTGGCCGGAAATTCGGGCTACGACTGGTTCGCCAACTGGATGACCAACGTGGCCCTCAGCGAGGACTATGTGACGGGCTACCAGTTCTGGTACAACTATTATAGCTGGATCAAGAGCTGCAACGACGTGATCTCCACCCTCTCGGCGGTCGCCGAGGAGGACATGAACGACGAGCAGAAAGCCTATCTGGGTATCGCGCTCGCTTTCCGGGCGCAATTCTACCTGGATCTGGTACGTCTGTTCGAGGCCAAGGAGTGCACGGGCTCACAGGTCAAGAACTATACGATCCCCGAGAACATCAAGGGGCTGGCGTGCTGCATCGTCACTGAGAATACGACCGAGGAACAGTCGAAAAGTAATCCCCGCGCTACGGTTGACGAGGTTTACGACCAGGTGATTTTCCCCGACCTGGAGCGTGCCGAGCGCATGTTGGCCGACTACACCCGTACGGTGAAGACCATGCCCGACCTGAGCGTCGTATACGGTATCAGCGCCCGTGCATGGCTCGAGCGCGGCTCCGCAGGTGTAGACGGCGCTTTCGCAAAGGCTGCCGAATATGCCCGCAAAGCCATCGACCAGAGCAATTATACGCCGTTGACGCAGGAGCAGTGGGAAGACCCCACGACCGGCTTCAACAGCGCAACCTCCAACTCAGCCTGGATGTGGTGTACCTCCCAGACCTCCGAACAGGTTCACAACCTCTATTCCTTCATGGCTCACATGTCGGGCGAGGAACAGTGGACGAACTATGGCGGCAAGGGCGTGGGGCGCGCTATCAACTCGAAGCTCTATGCGCTGATCAGCGACGACGACTTCCGCAAGCACTCGTGGCTCGATCCCGGGCTGTTCGACTACTACGAGTACAAGAGTTGCCGTCCGGACTACAAGGAGTTCTTCGACCCCAACTCCGCGGCGTCGACCAAATTGCCCGGCTCGCTCGTTGCCATCAAGTTCCGTCCCGGACAGGGCAATTATACGACCTATACGGTGGGTAATGCCGTCGATCACCCGCTCATGCGCGTCGAGGAGATGTACCTGATCGAGGCCGAGGCTACCGCGGCTTCGAACCTCTCGAACGGTATCGCATTGCTCAACAGTTTCATGCAGACCTACCGCTATGCGTCCTACAACTGCCAGTCGGCCGATTTCAAAGCCTTCCAGAACGAGATCGGTCTGCAGGCCCGCATCGAGTTCTGGGGCGAAGGCATTCCGTTCTGGTACAAGAAGCGCCTGGCGCTGGGTATCGACCTGGCCAACTCCAACTGCAAGGAGGATAGCTACCGCTTCGTGGTCGACGGACGGGCTCCGTGGTGGAACTGCCAGATCCCGCGTACCGAGTGGTCGAGCAACCCCGCACTGATCGGTATGAACAACCCCGATCCGTCGGATACGGTCGAAAACGTCATCGAATAA
- a CDS encoding NAD(P)H-dependent flavin oxidoreductase: MENRITSLFGIRYPIVAGGMIWCSGWRLAAAVSEAGGLGLIGSGSMTPDLLREHIRKCRAATEKPFGVNVPLMYRYAEEIMGVIMEERVPAVFTSAGSPKTWTARLHEAGCKVAHVISSTKFALKSQQAGVDAVVAEGFEAGGHNGREETTTMVLVPQVRQAVAIPLIAAGGIATGRGMLAAFALGAEGIQMGTRFALSEESSASDAFKKLCIGLQEGDTMLALKKLSPTRLIRNGFYRAVEEAENRGATAEELQQLLGRGRSKRGIFEGDLTDGELEIGQAASLIRELPTAGRIVRETVAEYEAGLQELVRQAGQGAAPATDEQGYAR, encoded by the coding sequence ATGGAAAACAGAATCACTTCGCTGTTCGGCATACGCTACCCCATCGTCGCGGGCGGCATGATCTGGTGCAGCGGCTGGCGGCTGGCCGCAGCCGTGAGCGAAGCAGGCGGACTGGGGCTGATCGGCTCCGGCTCGATGACCCCCGACCTGCTGCGCGAGCATATCCGCAAATGCCGCGCGGCGACCGAAAAACCGTTCGGCGTGAACGTCCCGCTGATGTACCGCTACGCCGAAGAGATCATGGGCGTCATCATGGAGGAACGCGTGCCCGCGGTATTCACTTCGGCAGGCAGCCCGAAAACCTGGACGGCCCGCCTGCACGAAGCGGGATGCAAGGTGGCGCACGTGATTTCGAGCACGAAGTTCGCCCTGAAAAGCCAGCAGGCAGGGGTCGATGCCGTGGTAGCCGAGGGCTTCGAGGCCGGCGGCCACAACGGACGCGAGGAGACGACGACGATGGTGCTCGTACCCCAGGTGCGGCAGGCCGTGGCGATACCGCTGATCGCCGCGGGCGGCATCGCCACCGGGCGCGGTATGCTGGCGGCTTTCGCACTGGGCGCCGAGGGCATCCAGATGGGAACGCGGTTCGCGCTTTCGGAAGAGAGTTCGGCCAGCGACGCATTCAAGAAACTCTGCATCGGGCTGCAGGAGGGCGACACGATGCTCGCGCTGAAGAAGCTCAGTCCGACACGCCTGATCCGCAACGGCTTCTACCGTGCGGTCGAGGAGGCGGAGAACAGGGGTGCGACGGCCGAAGAGTTACAGCAGCTGCTGGGACGCGGACGCTCGAAACGGGGCATCTTCGAAGGCGACCTGACAGACGGTGAGCTGGAAATCGGGCAGGCAGCCTCGCTGATCCGCGAGCTGCCGACGGCGGGACGGATCGTCCGCGAAACCGTTGCGGAATACGAGGCCGGGCTGCAGGAACTTGTAAGGCAAGCCGGGCAGGGAGCGGCCCCTGCGACCGATGAGCAAGGGTACGCCCGGTAA
- a CDS encoding SusC/RagA family TonB-linked outer membrane protein: protein MVRKIVLSLIAVLGICAVAMAQNQQVSGTVTDAAGAPVAGATVMVEGRNIGTTTGTNGTFSLAAPANGKLVVSFIGYDTETIAIAGQTNVAVTLKENAQAIDDVIVVAFGTTTKEAFTGSATVVKAEDIAKRQVSNVAQALAGAAAGVQVASSSGNPTSTPTVLIRGLSSISAGVTPLYVIDGVPYSGDLNMLNTSDIETLTVLKDAASTALYGARGANGVIMITTKRAKGREAVVSFDAKWGVNSRATRLYDYIDNPGDYYETYYKSLYNYYLASGTADQAHMRANNLLTSSNAGGLGYQVYTVPDGEYFIGTNGKINPNATLGRKVIYNGQDYWLRPDDWEDEAYRTSLRQEYNVNISAASDRANFYASLGYLDNEGIVANSSFTRYSARLRADYQAKKWLKVGANASYSHYESKALQDESGSGGTTNVFAIANQIAPIYPVYVRDGNGNIMRDDNGYKMYDYGDGMNAGLNRPFLPNSNALQAIRLNSALTNGNAFSGTAFADIKLHRDLTATVNIGTNLDEARSNTVTNPFYGQFAGTGRVVVGHQRTYEVNAQQMLNYNHTFGTQHRFSAMIGHEFYNLKSYTLSGAKQNMFSIDNNELNGAVVDTQNAASYTTEYNNEGYFGRVEYEYDNRIVLNGSYRRDASSRFHPDHRWGNFWSASAAWLINRESWFRADWVDMLKLKASVGSQGNDNISNYLYVDYYSIEPSGEDMSIVFSQKGNELITWETNTNINAGVDFELFRGRLGGTVEYFNRKTSDMLFWFSVAPSMGYSGYYANVGDMRNSGFEIDLHGTPIQTKNFRWNLTLNMSHYKNKVTKLASERKNATVEGYDGYIDGNKFVGEGLSYYTWYIPKYAGVDQETGLSMWYKDVKDAKGNVTGRTTTTTYSEATNYLGESSLPDLYGGFTTAFEFYGVDISAAFAYQIGGKSYDSGYAAAMASPYGSMGGTNIHKDIAKSWTPENPSASVPRFQYGDDTSTSLSDRFLLDASYLNISNIQVGYTLPVSFTRKFGVERLRVYLACDNVYYWSKREGFDPRYSFTGTTGYTNYAPIRTISGGINIQF, encoded by the coding sequence ATGGTAAGAAAAATTGTACTATCGTTAATTGCTGTTTTGGGGATTTGCGCCGTTGCAATGGCTCAGAATCAGCAGGTTTCCGGTACAGTTACCGATGCCGCCGGTGCTCCGGTGGCTGGAGCCACAGTCATGGTCGAGGGCCGGAATATCGGTACCACGACAGGTACGAACGGCACCTTTTCGCTTGCAGCCCCTGCAAACGGAAAACTGGTCGTTTCGTTCATCGGGTATGATACGGAAACCATCGCGATTGCTGGGCAAACCAATGTCGCAGTGACGCTGAAAGAAAACGCACAGGCGATCGACGACGTGATCGTCGTGGCGTTCGGTACGACGACCAAAGAGGCTTTTACGGGCTCGGCCACCGTCGTGAAAGCCGAAGATATTGCCAAGCGCCAGGTTTCGAACGTCGCACAGGCTTTGGCCGGTGCCGCAGCCGGTGTGCAGGTAGCCAGTTCGTCGGGTAATCCCACCTCGACACCTACGGTTCTCATCCGCGGACTCTCGTCGATTTCGGCCGGCGTGACTCCGCTCTATGTGATTGACGGCGTGCCTTACTCGGGAGATCTGAACATGCTCAACACGTCGGATATCGAAACGCTGACCGTCCTGAAGGACGCGGCGTCCACCGCCCTCTACGGTGCGCGCGGTGCCAACGGTGTCATCATGATCACCACCAAACGGGCCAAGGGCCGGGAGGCGGTCGTGAGCTTCGATGCCAAATGGGGTGTCAATTCCCGCGCCACGCGGCTCTACGATTATATAGATAATCCCGGGGATTACTACGAAACCTACTACAAGTCGCTGTATAACTACTATCTGGCCAGCGGTACGGCCGACCAGGCACATATGCGTGCCAACAACCTGCTCACCAGCAGCAACGCCGGCGGTCTGGGCTACCAGGTTTATACGGTTCCCGACGGCGAATATTTCATCGGTACGAACGGCAAGATCAACCCCAACGCCACGCTGGGCCGCAAAGTCATTTACAACGGCCAGGACTACTGGCTGAGGCCCGACGACTGGGAGGACGAGGCCTACCGCACCTCGCTGCGTCAGGAATACAATGTAAATATTTCGGCCGCGAGCGACCGCGCCAATTTCTATGCGTCGCTGGGTTACCTCGACAACGAGGGTATCGTAGCCAATTCCAGTTTTACGCGTTACTCAGCCCGTTTGCGCGCCGACTACCAGGCCAAGAAATGGCTGAAAGTCGGGGCCAACGCCAGCTATTCGCACTACGAGAGCAAGGCGCTGCAGGACGAGTCGGGCTCCGGAGGTACGACCAACGTGTTCGCCATTGCGAACCAGATCGCCCCGATCTACCCCGTCTACGTGCGCGACGGCAACGGCAATATCATGAGGGACGACAACGGGTATAAAATGTACGACTACGGCGACGGCATGAATGCCGGACTGAACCGTCCGTTCCTGCCCAACTCCAATGCCTTGCAGGCCATCCGCCTGAACAGCGCCCTCACCAACGGCAACGCTTTCTCGGGTACGGCTTTCGCCGACATCAAGCTGCACCGCGACCTGACTGCGACGGTCAATATAGGTACGAACCTCGACGAAGCCCGTTCCAATACGGTGACGAATCCCTTCTACGGCCAATTCGCCGGTACCGGCCGCGTCGTCGTCGGGCACCAGCGTACCTACGAGGTCAATGCGCAGCAGATGCTCAACTACAACCACACGTTCGGCACGCAGCACCGCTTCAGCGCGATGATCGGCCATGAATTCTACAACCTGAAGAGCTATACGCTCAGCGGCGCCAAGCAGAACATGTTCTCGATCGACAACAACGAGCTCAACGGTGCAGTCGTGGATACGCAGAACGCCGCCTCCTATACGACGGAATACAACAACGAAGGTTATTTCGGCCGTGTCGAGTACGAATACGACAACCGCATCGTCCTGAACGGATCGTACCGCCGCGACGCATCGTCGCGTTTCCACCCCGACCACCGCTGGGGTAATTTCTGGTCGGCGAGCGCCGCGTGGCTGATCAACCGCGAATCGTGGTTCAGAGCCGATTGGGTGGATATGCTCAAACTCAAGGCTTCGGTCGGTTCGCAGGGTAACGACAATATTTCGAACTACCTCTATGTGGACTACTATTCGATCGAACCGTCGGGCGAGGACATGTCCATCGTATTCTCGCAGAAAGGTAACGAACTGATTACCTGGGAAACCAACACCAATATCAACGCCGGTGTGGACTTCGAACTCTTCCGCGGCCGCCTGGGCGGTACCGTTGAGTATTTTAACCGCAAGACTTCGGACATGCTGTTCTGGTTCTCGGTAGCTCCTTCGATGGGTTATTCGGGCTACTACGCCAATGTCGGCGACATGCGGAACAGCGGTTTCGAAATCGACCTGCACGGAACCCCGATCCAGACGAAGAATTTCCGGTGGAACCTCACGCTGAACATGTCCCACTACAAAAACAAGGTCACCAAGCTGGCTTCCGAGCGTAAGAATGCGACCGTCGAAGGGTATGACGGCTATATCGACGGCAACAAATTCGTGGGCGAAGGCTTGTCTTACTATACGTGGTATATCCCCAAATATGCGGGTGTGGATCAGGAAACGGGTCTTTCGATGTGGTATAAGGACGTCAAGGACGCCAAAGGCAACGTGACGGGCCGCACGACCACGACGACCTATTCCGAAGCTACGAACTACCTGGGCGAATCGTCCCTACCCGACCTCTACGGCGGCTTCACCACGGCCTTCGAGTTCTATGGCGTCGACATCTCGGCTGCGTTCGCCTACCAGATCGGCGGCAAGAGCTACGACTCGGGTTACGCTGCGGCCATGGCATCGCCTTACGGTTCGATGGGCGGCACCAACATCCATAAGGATATCGCCAAGTCGTGGACCCCGGAAAATCCGTCGGCGTCGGTTCCCCGTTTCCAGTACGGCGACGACACCAGCACCAGCTTGTCCGACCGGTTCCTGTTGGATGCCTCTTATCTCAACATTTCGAATATCCAGGTAGGTTATACGCTTCCGGTTTCCTTCACCCGTAAATTCGGTGTCGAGCGGCTCCGCGTCTATCTGGCCTGCGACAACGTCTACTATTGGTCGAAGCGCGAGGGATTCGATCCGCGTTACAGCTTCACGGGTACCACGGGTTACACCAACTATGCTCCTATCCGTACGATTTCGGGCGGTATAAACATTCAGTTCTAA